In a genomic window of Mycolicibacillus parakoreensis:
- a CDS encoding L,D-transpeptidase, with the protein MPRWTKDVLTAAVSAVGVVATLTLGAGAALADPPPPPPPPADPPAPPPPPPPAPEPWVPPWAQPAPPPPAPEPPAAPEPPGPPAEPASSPSAPSVTPGTIPAGQNPEPFTGEAPFLPPSFNPLDGSLVGVAKPIIINFQRPIADQALAEDAIHISSNPPVPGKFYWMTPSQVRWRPHDFWPADTVVTIDAAGTKSTFRTGDSLVATADDETHEMTITRNGEVEKVFPMSMGMTAGGHETPNGTYYVLEKMPEVVMDSSTYGVPVDSEWGYKLKVKDAVRIDNSGGFVHSAPWSVGDQGKRNVSHGCINLSPENAKWFYDNFGSGDPVVVKNSVGLYTKNDGSQDWQI; encoded by the coding sequence ATGCCGCGATGGACGAAAGACGTGCTGACCGCCGCGGTCAGTGCCGTCGGGGTGGTCGCGACACTGACCCTGGGCGCCGGTGCGGCATTGGCCGATCCGCCCCCGCCGCCCCCGCCGCCGGCCGACCCGCCGGCCCCGCCACCCCCGCCGCCGCCGGCGCCGGAACCCTGGGTGCCGCCGTGGGCGCAGCCGGCCCCGCCGCCGCCGGCCCCGGAACCGCCGGCCGCCCCGGAACCGCCGGGCCCACCGGCCGAGCCCGCCTCGAGCCCGTCGGCGCCGTCGGTGACCCCGGGCACGATCCCGGCCGGGCAGAACCCGGAGCCGTTCACCGGGGAGGCGCCGTTCCTACCGCCGTCGTTCAACCCGCTCGACGGCTCGCTGGTCGGGGTGGCCAAACCGATCATCATCAACTTCCAGCGCCCGATCGCCGATCAGGCGCTGGCCGAAGACGCGATCCACATCTCGTCGAACCCGCCGGTGCCCGGCAAGTTCTACTGGATGACCCCCAGCCAGGTGCGCTGGCGCCCGCACGACTTCTGGCCCGCCGACACCGTGGTGACCATCGACGCCGCCGGCACCAAGTCGACGTTTCGCACCGGGGACTCGCTGGTGGCCACCGCCGACGACGAGACCCACGAGATGACCATCACCCGCAACGGCGAGGTGGAGAAGGTCTTCCCGATGTCGATGGGGATGACCGCCGGCGGGCACGAAACCCCCAACGGCACCTACTACGTGCTCGAGAAGATGCCCGAGGTGGTGATGGACTCCTCGACCTACGGGGTGCCGGTGGACTCCGAATGGGGCTACAAGCTGAAGGTCAAGGACGCGGTGCGTATCGACAACAGCGGCGGCTTCGTGCACAGCGCGCCGTGGTCGGTGGGCGATCAGGGCAAACGCAACGTCAGCCACGGCTGCATCAACCTCTCCCCGGAGAACGCCAAGTGGTTCTACGACAACTTCGGCAGCGGGGACCCGGTCGTGGTGAAGAACTCCGTGGGGCTCTACACCAAGAACGACGGCTCCCAGGACTGGCAGATCTAA
- a CDS encoding metal-sensitive transcriptional regulator yields the protein MPGTHGYSADDELKDAYAKRLRRIEGQVRGIARMIDDDKYCIDILTQISAVNSALRSVALGLLDEHLRHCVSGAAAEGGAHADTKLAEASAAIARLVRS from the coding sequence ATGCCTGGTACACACGGTTATTCCGCTGACGACGAGCTCAAGGACGCCTACGCCAAGCGGTTGCGCCGCATCGAGGGACAGGTGCGCGGCATCGCGCGGATGATCGACGACGACAAGTACTGCATCGACATCCTCACCCAGATCAGTGCGGTCAACAGCGCCCTGCGTTCGGTGGCGCTGGGTCTGCTCGACGAGCACCTGCGCCACTGCGTCAGCGGGGCCGCCGCCGAGGGCGGCGCGCACGCCGACACGAAATTGGCGGAGGCCTCTGCGGCGATTGCCCGGCTGGTTCGCTCCTGA
- the mymT gene encoding copper-binding metallothionein MymT produces MTSETTGTLLTCSHTGCGCRMRIEVPCECPGAGQSYRCTCGADMVPVES; encoded by the coding sequence ATGACCAGCGAAACCACCGGAACGCTGTTGACCTGCAGCCACACCGGATGCGGGTGCCGGATGCGCATCGAGGTCCCGTGCGAGTGCCCCGGCGCCGGACAGTCCTACCGGTGCACCTGCGGCGCCGACATGGTCCCGGTCGAGAGCTGA
- a CDS encoding NAD(P)H-dependent flavin oxidoreductase yields MTTSGGGDLADRLRLDVPVVQAGMGGGIAGPRLAGAVAAAGALGTLGLAAPAELRAAIGAVREHAPGRAVAVNLLMPFVRRHHVRTCIDAGIDVAVLAFRPPSAALVAALRDAGIVVMAMVGTIAQTREAVRAGVDAVIAQGREAGGHLVGTRAALDFLPDALAAADGRPVLLAGGIATADDTAAALEAGAAAVVAGTRFLLTAESGAHPAYRSRVLAASATVETTLFGLSWPLRHRVVPNAATSRWCRADGSARALPAAVNAGSSPLARVADRISAVAPRLQRAALPLFSPVPPRADMPEAVLERAALYAGQTALRIDAVVSAAQAVRALSPR; encoded by the coding sequence ATGACGACGTCCGGTGGCGGCGATCTCGCCGATCGGCTCCGCCTCGACGTCCCGGTGGTCCAGGCCGGGATGGGCGGCGGCATCGCCGGGCCGCGGTTGGCCGGGGCGGTGGCCGCCGCCGGCGCGCTGGGCACCCTGGGACTGGCCGCCCCGGCGGAGCTGCGCGCGGCGATCGGCGCCGTGCGCGAGCACGCACCCGGGCGCGCCGTCGCGGTGAACCTGCTGATGCCGTTCGTGCGTCGGCACCACGTCCGGACCTGCATCGACGCCGGGATCGACGTGGCGGTGCTGGCTTTCCGCCCCCCGAGCGCCGCGCTGGTCGCCGCGTTGCGCGACGCCGGGATCGTCGTGATGGCCATGGTCGGCACCATCGCGCAGACCCGCGAGGCGGTCCGCGCCGGGGTCGACGCGGTGATCGCGCAGGGCCGCGAAGCCGGCGGGCACCTGGTCGGCACCCGCGCCGCACTGGATTTCCTGCCCGACGCGCTGGCCGCCGCCGACGGGCGGCCGGTGCTGCTCGCCGGCGGGATCGCCACCGCCGACGACACCGCCGCGGCGCTGGAGGCCGGCGCCGCCGCGGTGGTGGCCGGCACCCGGTTTCTGCTCACCGCGGAGTCCGGGGCGCACCCCGCCTACCGCAGCCGGGTCCTGGCCGCATCGGCCACGGTGGAGACCACCCTGTTCGGGCTCAGTTGGCCGCTGCGCCACCGGGTCGTCCCCAACGCGGCCACCAGCCGGTGGTGCCGGGCGGACGGCTCGGCACGGGCCCTGCCGGCGGCGGTCAACGCCGGGAGCTCACCGCTGGCCCGCGTCGCCGACCGGATCAGCGCGGTCGCCCCGCGGCTGCAGCGCGCCGCGCTGCCGCTGTTCAGCCCGGTTCCCCCGCGGGCCGACATGCCCGAGGCGGTGCTGGAGCGCGCCGCCCTGTACGCCGGGCAGACCGCGCTGCGCATCGACGCCGTCGTGTCGGCGGCGCAGGCGGTGCGCGCGCTCAGCCCTCGGTGA
- a CDS encoding O-methyltransferase: MGQHSAETESVTEADPSEVDGLLDELLIAEDPVLTAALENSAAAGLPAIAVSAQQGAFLHLLARALGARRILEVGTLGGYSTIWLARAAGADGAVVSLEYAAHHAEVARANLERAGLGERVRVLVGPALETLPDLVNEEPFDLVFIDADKENNTAYLRWAVQLSRPGTVIIVDNVIRDGRIIDTDTDADAGSDAERATRGAREVLEQMGAESRLEVAALQTVGAKGWDGFAMALVTEG; the protein is encoded by the coding sequence ATGGGACAGCACTCCGCCGAGACCGAATCCGTTACCGAGGCCGACCCTTCCGAGGTCGACGGCCTGCTGGATGAGCTGTTGATCGCCGAGGATCCGGTGCTGACCGCCGCGCTGGAGAACAGCGCCGCGGCGGGGCTGCCCGCGATCGCCGTCTCCGCGCAGCAGGGTGCGTTTCTGCACCTTTTGGCCCGCGCCCTCGGTGCGCGCCGCATCCTGGAGGTGGGCACGTTGGGCGGCTACAGCACCATCTGGCTGGCGCGGGCGGCCGGTGCCGACGGTGCCGTGGTGAGCCTGGAGTACGCCGCGCACCACGCCGAGGTCGCGCGGGCCAACCTGGAGCGCGCCGGACTCGGTGAGCGGGTGCGCGTGCTGGTCGGCCCGGCGCTGGAGACGTTGCCGGACCTGGTGAACGAGGAGCCGTTCGACCTGGTGTTCATCGACGCCGACAAGGAGAACAACACCGCCTACCTGCGCTGGGCGGTGCAGTTGAGCCGTCCGGGCACGGTGATCATCGTCGACAACGTCATCCGCGACGGCCGCATCATCGACACCGACACCGACGCCGACGCCGGTTCCGACGCCGAGCGCGCCACCCGGGGCGCGCGGGAGGTGCTCGAGCAGATGGGGGCCGAGTCGCGCCTGGAGGTCGCCGCCCTGCAGACCGTCGGGGCCAAGGGCTGGGACGGTTTTGCGATGGCGCTGGTCACCGAGGGCTGA
- a CDS encoding TIGR04338 family metallohydrolase has product MSARDVQRAKVYAAEEFVRTLFTRAGEHSGRTLEFFGTSLTLPPEARFTSLAAVRRYVERVLALPAVRDAWPQAPPVTVRARRGVSAAHYEHRAGTGVIAVPPRTGAGPGAGGWALRELVVLHEIAHHLCPDPPAHGPRFAATMCLLAESVMGPEAGHVLRVVYAKEGVRLGGR; this is encoded by the coding sequence GTGAGCGCCCGGGATGTGCAGCGCGCCAAGGTGTATGCGGCCGAGGAGTTCGTGCGCACCCTCTTCACCCGGGCCGGCGAGCACAGCGGCCGGACGCTGGAGTTCTTCGGCACCTCGCTGACGCTGCCGCCGGAGGCGCGGTTCACCTCACTGGCCGCGGTGCGCCGCTACGTCGAACGCGTCCTCGCCCTGCCCGCGGTGCGCGACGCCTGGCCGCAGGCGCCGCCGGTGACGGTGCGGGCCCGCCGCGGCGTGAGCGCCGCGCACTACGAGCACCGCGCCGGCACCGGGGTGATCGCGGTGCCCCCCCGCACCGGGGCCGGCCCCGGTGCGGGGGGCTGGGCGCTGCGCGAGCTCGTGGTGCTCCACGAGATCGCCCACCACCTGTGCCCGGACCCGCCGGCGCACGGGCCCCGGTTCGCCGCGACGATGTGCCTGCTGGCCGAATCGGTGATGGGCCCGGAGGCCGGGCACGTGCTGCGGGTCGTCTACGCCAAGGAGGGCGTCCGCCTCGGGGGCCGGTGA
- a CDS encoding XRE family transcriptional regulator: MTVTADPHSTPSPQRRGPRPGYAGLNDRPVEFWPTAAIRAALENGDISVWKRIVVALKRDPYGRTARQVEEVLDGARPYGISKALAEVLARTRTHLEAAERAEVARHVQLLINRSGLSRGEFASRIGVSTDELDSFLDADVSPSAALMIRIRRLSDRFVKMKAQRSGGTEE, encoded by the coding sequence GTGACGGTGACGGCGGATCCCCACAGCACGCCGTCACCGCAGCGGCGCGGCCCCCGCCCGGGCTACGCCGGCCTCAACGACCGGCCGGTGGAGTTCTGGCCGACCGCCGCGATCCGGGCGGCGTTGGAAAACGGCGACATCTCGGTGTGGAAACGCATCGTGGTCGCCCTCAAACGCGACCCGTACGGGCGCACCGCGCGCCAGGTCGAGGAGGTGCTCGACGGGGCGCGCCCCTACGGCATCTCCAAGGCGCTCGCCGAGGTGCTGGCCCGCACCCGCACGCACCTGGAGGCCGCTGAGCGCGCCGAGGTGGCCCGCCACGTGCAGCTGCTGATCAACCGGTCCGGGCTGAGCCGAGGGGAGTTCGCCTCCCGCATCGGGGTGTCGACCGACGAGCTGGACTCGTTTCTCGACGCCGACGTCAGCCCGTCGGCGGCGTTGATGATCCGGATCCGTCGGCTGTCGGACCGGTTCGTGAAGATGAAGGCGCAACGTTCAGGAGGCACCGAGGAATGA
- a CDS encoding MFS transporter: MTIQRASTSAGPWTPRVVVQLAVLAGAALTYVTAEILPVGALSAIAADLDISEAVVGSLLAWYAVVAAVSTVPLVRWTAHWPRRRTLLLALACLAVSQVVSALAPTFAVLVIGRTLCAVTHGLLWAVIAPIATRLVPSTHFGRATTAIYIGSSLGLVMGIPSITWVSLSVGWRPAVALVAAAGIAVLLAARAVLPPMELAADQHAVVGAAARHHRNRRLIIVTALTLVVVIGHFISYTFILAIIREVLGIDVVDRAHAVSWLLVGYGIIGVAAMSAVARPLDRRPAAVATGCMSVLCLAFVVLTALAFTDLPTAVTIPVGITMILLWGATAATVSPMLQSAAMRTAPTDPDGASGLYVAAFQIGIAAGSLSGGVLSSHAGLGVMMATSTGLFVAVLIGIVVARRVFDVSSIVGSY; the protein is encoded by the coding sequence ATGACAATTCAGCGCGCCAGCACCTCGGCCGGCCCGTGGACACCGCGGGTCGTCGTTCAATTGGCGGTACTCGCCGGCGCCGCGTTGACCTACGTGACCGCCGAGATCCTGCCGGTGGGGGCGCTGTCGGCGATCGCGGCCGACCTCGACATCAGCGAGGCCGTGGTCGGCAGCCTGCTGGCCTGGTACGCGGTGGTGGCCGCGGTCTCGACGGTGCCGCTGGTGCGCTGGACGGCGCACTGGCCGCGCCGGCGCACCCTGCTGCTGGCGCTGGCGTGCCTAGCGGTCTCCCAGGTCGTCTCGGCGCTGGCGCCGACGTTCGCGGTGCTGGTCATCGGCCGCACGCTGTGCGCGGTCACCCACGGGCTGTTGTGGGCGGTGATCGCGCCGATCGCCACCCGGCTGGTGCCCAGCACCCACTTCGGCCGGGCCACCACCGCGATCTACATCGGCTCGAGCCTGGGACTGGTGATGGGCATCCCCTCGATCACCTGGGTCAGCCTGTCGGTGGGCTGGCGCCCGGCGGTCGCGCTGGTCGCCGCCGCCGGGATCGCGGTGCTGTTGGCCGCCCGCGCGGTGCTGCCGCCGATGGAGCTCGCCGCCGACCAGCACGCCGTGGTCGGGGCGGCCGCCCGCCACCACCGCAACCGGCGGCTGATCATCGTGACCGCGCTGACGCTGGTGGTGGTGATCGGGCATTTCATCTCCTACACGTTCATCCTCGCGATCATCCGCGAGGTGCTCGGCATCGACGTCGTCGACCGCGCCCACGCGGTGTCGTGGCTGCTGGTCGGCTACGGGATCATCGGGGTGGCGGCGATGAGCGCGGTGGCCCGCCCGCTGGACCGCCGGCCCGCGGCGGTCGCCACGGGGTGCATGAGCGTGCTGTGTCTGGCGTTCGTGGTGTTGACCGCGCTGGCGTTCACCGACCTGCCCACCGCGGTGACGATCCCGGTCGGGATCACGATGATCCTGCTGTGGGGGGCGACGGCGGCCACGGTGTCGCCGATGCTGCAGTCGGCGGCGATGCGCACCGCGCCCACCGATCCCGACGGGGCGTCGGGGCTGTACGTGGCGGCGTTCCAGATCGGTATCGCCGCCGGGTCGCTGTCCGGCGGGGTGCTGTCCAGCCACGCCGGGCTCGGCGTCATGATGGCCACCTCGACCGGACTGTTCGTGGCGGTGCTGATCGGCATCGTCGTGGCCCGCCGGGTCTTCGATGTTTCCTCAATCGTCGGTTCGTACTAG
- the ilvD gene encoding dihydroxy-acid dehydratase: MAADRTSADIKPRSRAVTDGLERTAARGMLRAVGMGDEDFAKPQIGVASSWNEITPCNLSLDRLATAVKEGVFAAGGYPLEFGTISVSDGISMGHEGMHFSLVSREVIADSVETVMCAERLDGSVLLAGCDKSLPGMLMAAARLDLAAVFLYAGSTMPGYAQLSDGTEREVTIIDAFEAVGACSRGLMSREDVAIIERSICPGEGACGGMYTANTMASAAEALGMSLPGSASPPSADRRRDGFARRSGQAVVELLRRGITARDILTKQAFENAIAVVMAFGGSTNAVLHLLAIAHEAEVDLSLADFSRIGAEVPHLADVKPFGAHVMFDIDKIGGVPVMLKTLLEAGLLHGDALTVTGKTMAENIADLDPPVVDGKVVHALSNPIHPSGGITILHGSLAPEGAVVKSAGFDTDVIEGTARVFDGERAALDALEDGTIDAGDAVVIRYEGPKGGPGMREMLAITGAIKGAGLGKDVLLLTDGRFSGGTTGLCVGHVAPEAVDAGPIAFVRDGDPIRLDVARGSLDVLVDADEFAARAEGFTPPASPYTTGVLAKYRKLVHSAATGAICG; this comes from the coding sequence ATGGCCGCAGACCGCACGTCCGCCGACATCAAACCGCGCAGCCGCGCCGTCACCGACGGGCTGGAGCGCACCGCCGCGCGCGGGATGCTGCGGGCGGTCGGCATGGGCGACGAGGACTTCGCCAAGCCGCAGATCGGGGTGGCGTCGTCGTGGAACGAGATCACCCCGTGCAACCTGTCGCTGGACCGGTTGGCCACCGCGGTCAAGGAGGGGGTGTTCGCCGCCGGCGGCTACCCGCTGGAGTTCGGAACGATCTCGGTCTCCGACGGCATCTCGATGGGCCACGAGGGCATGCACTTCTCGCTGGTGAGCCGCGAGGTGATCGCCGACAGCGTCGAGACCGTGATGTGCGCCGAACGCCTCGACGGCTCGGTGCTTCTGGCCGGCTGCGACAAGAGCCTGCCCGGGATGCTGATGGCCGCCGCCCGGCTGGACCTCGCGGCGGTCTTCCTCTACGCCGGATCCACCATGCCCGGCTACGCCCAACTCTCCGACGGCACCGAGCGCGAGGTGACGATCATCGACGCCTTCGAGGCGGTCGGGGCGTGTTCGCGGGGGTTGATGTCGCGCGAGGACGTCGCGATCATCGAACGCTCGATCTGCCCCGGCGAGGGCGCGTGTGGCGGGATGTACACCGCCAACACCATGGCCAGCGCCGCCGAGGCGCTGGGGATGTCGCTTCCGGGCAGCGCCTCCCCGCCGTCGGCGGACCGCCGCCGCGACGGATTCGCCCGGCGCAGCGGGCAGGCCGTGGTGGAGCTGCTGCGCCGCGGGATCACCGCCCGCGACATCTTGACCAAGCAGGCCTTCGAGAACGCGATCGCGGTGGTGATGGCCTTCGGCGGCTCGACCAACGCGGTGCTGCACCTGCTGGCGATCGCCCACGAGGCCGAGGTGGATCTGAGCTTGGCCGACTTCTCCCGGATCGGCGCCGAGGTGCCGCACCTGGCGGACGTGAAACCGTTTGGCGCCCATGTCATGTTCGACATCGACAAGATCGGCGGGGTGCCGGTGATGCTCAAGACCCTGCTGGAGGCCGGCCTGCTGCACGGCGACGCGCTGACGGTCACCGGCAAGACGATGGCCGAGAACATCGCCGACCTCGATCCCCCGGTCGTCGACGGCAAGGTGGTGCACGCGCTGAGCAACCCGATCCATCCCAGCGGCGGCATCACGATCCTGCACGGCTCGCTGGCCCCGGAGGGTGCGGTGGTCAAGTCGGCTGGCTTCGACACCGACGTGATCGAGGGCACCGCACGGGTTTTCGACGGTGAGCGAGCCGCGCTCGACGCCCTCGAGGACGGCACCATCGACGCCGGCGACGCGGTGGTGATCCGCTACGAGGGCCCCAAGGGCGGGCCCGGCATGCGCGAGATGCTGGCGATCACCGGGGCGATCAAGGGCGCCGGGCTCGGCAAGGACGTACTGCTGCTGACCGACGGGCGGTTCTCCGGGGGGACCACCGGGCTGTGCGTGGGCCACGTGGCCCCGGAGGCCGTCGACGCCGGGCCGATCGCGTTCGTGCGCGACGGCGACCCGATCCGTCTCGACGTCGCGCGCGGCAGCCTCGACGTGCTGGTCGACGCCGACGAGTTCGCGGCCCGCGCCGAGGGCTTCACCCCACCGGCCTCGCCGTACACCACCGGGGTGCTCGCCAAGTACCGCAAACTGGTGCACTCGGCGGCCACCGGCGCGATCTGCGGCTGA
- a CDS encoding DUF305 domain-containing protein yields MKCLALRPLCLTAVFAAAAVVLAGCSASSEDPGAAAHTTGAAETAVTDGAVATTAADAAVPTNHNAADVTFATDMIPHHRQALTLTDLVDERTDNAAVITLAREISAAQQPEIDQLQAMLRQWDVPVPEEQQGDHDGADMAGMVDQATLERLESLRGSEFDTLWLESMISHHQGAVQMSQTEISDGENAAAKALATNIIAVQQAEIDQMNDMMGA; encoded by the coding sequence ATGAAGTGTCTCGCCCTGCGTCCCCTGTGCCTCACCGCGGTGTTCGCCGCGGCCGCCGTCGTGCTCGCCGGGTGCTCGGCGTCGAGCGAGGACCCCGGCGCCGCCGCGCACACCACCGGGGCCGCCGAGACCGCCGTGACCGACGGGGCGGTCGCGACCACCGCGGCCGACGCGGCGGTGCCGACCAACCACAACGCGGCCGACGTGACGTTCGCCACCGACATGATCCCGCACCACCGGCAGGCGCTCACGCTGACCGACCTGGTCGACGAGCGCACCGACAACGCCGCGGTCATCACGCTGGCGCGCGAGATCAGCGCGGCCCAGCAACCCGAGATCGACCAACTGCAGGCCATGCTGCGGCAGTGGGACGTCCCGGTGCCCGAGGAGCAACAGGGGGACCACGACGGCGCCGACATGGCCGGGATGGTCGACCAGGCCACGCTGGAGCGGCTGGAATCGTTGCGGGGCAGTGAGTTCGACACCCTGTGGTTGGAGTCGATGATCTCTCACCACCAAGGGGCGGTGCAGATGTCGCAGACCGAGATCTCCGACGGGGAGAACGCGGCCGCGAAGGCGTTGGCCACCAACATCATCGCCGTCCAGCAGGCCGAGATCGACCAGATGAACGACATGATGGGTGCCTGA
- a CDS encoding M13 family metallopeptidase, whose product MTDAAARSGIDLSHADPRIRPQDDLFGHVNGRWLSDYAIPADRATDGAFRLLFDRAEQQVRDLIEAAAAAGAPDGTDERRIGDLYTSFLDEAEVARRGLAPLHDELAPIEAAPDADALAAVLGGLQRTGVGGGAGLYVDTDAKDSTRYLVHVGQSGLGLPDESYYRDDTHAATLAAYPRHIAAMFALVYGGDPARWADDAAAIVAVETRLAAAHWDVVRRRDADLTYNLRRFTDLAEQAPGFDWAGWVFALGTTPAAVAELVVRQPDYLAAFAAAWAELDLADWKRWARWRVIHARAGILTDALVAEDFAFYGRTLSGTEALRDRWKRGVALVERLLGDAVGKLYVRRHFPPEAKDRMDELVANLREAYRVSISDLPWMTPATRERALAKLDRFTAKIGYPARWRDYGALHLTGDDLYGNYRRGYAHEFDRELAKLGGPVDRDEWFMTPQTVNAYYNPGMNEIVFPAAILQPPFFDAAADDAANYGGIGAVIGHEIGHGFDDQGAKYDGDGNLVDWWTDADRAEFATRTAALIEQYNGYTPRGLAENHRVNGAFTVGENIGDLGGLAIALLAYRLALGDDEAPVIDGLTGIQRVFYGWAQVWRTKSREAEAIRRLAIDPHSPPEFRCNGVIRNLDAFYAAFDVAETDALYLPPQQRVRIWS is encoded by the coding sequence ATGACCGATGCAGCCGCTCGCTCCGGCATCGACCTGAGCCACGCCGACCCCCGGATCCGCCCGCAGGACGACCTGTTCGGCCACGTCAACGGTCGTTGGCTGAGCGACTACGCGATCCCCGCCGACCGCGCCACCGACGGCGCCTTCCGGCTGCTGTTCGACCGGGCCGAACAGCAGGTCCGCGACCTCATCGAGGCGGCCGCCGCGGCCGGGGCGCCCGACGGCACCGATGAGCGGCGCATCGGCGATCTCTACACCAGCTTCCTCGACGAGGCCGAGGTGGCGCGCCGCGGCCTGGCCCCGCTGCACGACGAACTGGCCCCGATCGAGGCGGCCCCCGACGCCGACGCGCTGGCCGCGGTGCTCGGCGGGCTGCAGCGCACCGGGGTCGGCGGCGGCGCCGGGCTCTACGTCGACACCGACGCGAAGGACTCCACCCGGTATCTGGTGCACGTGGGGCAGTCCGGGCTCGGGCTGCCCGACGAGTCCTACTACCGTGACGACACCCACGCCGCGACCCTGGCGGCCTATCCGCGCCACATCGCGGCGATGTTCGCCCTGGTCTACGGCGGCGACCCGGCGCGCTGGGCCGACGACGCCGCCGCGATCGTGGCGGTGGAGACCCGGCTGGCCGCCGCGCACTGGGATGTGGTCCGACGCCGCGACGCCGACCTCACCTACAACCTGCGCCGCTTCACCGACCTGGCCGAGCAGGCCCCCGGGTTCGACTGGGCCGGTTGGGTCTTCGCGCTGGGCACCACCCCGGCGGCCGTCGCCGAACTGGTGGTGCGCCAACCCGACTACCTGGCCGCGTTCGCCGCCGCGTGGGCGGAGCTGGACCTGGCCGACTGGAAGCGGTGGGCGCGCTGGCGGGTGATCCACGCCCGCGCCGGGATCCTCACCGACGCCCTGGTCGCCGAGGACTTCGCGTTCTACGGGCGCACCCTGTCGGGCACCGAGGCGCTGCGCGACCGCTGGAAACGCGGGGTCGCGCTGGTGGAGCGCCTCCTCGGGGATGCGGTGGGCAAACTGTATGTGCGCCGGCATTTCCCGCCGGAGGCCAAGGACCGGATGGATGAGCTGGTGGCCAACCTGCGGGAGGCCTACCGGGTGTCGATCAGCGACCTGCCCTGGATGACCCCGGCCACCCGGGAGCGCGCGCTGGCCAAGCTGGACCGGTTCACCGCCAAGATCGGCTATCCGGCGCGCTGGCGCGACTATGGCGCCCTGCACCTCACCGGCGACGACCTCTACGGCAACTACCGGCGCGGCTACGCTCACGAATTCGACCGCGAGCTGGCCAAACTGGGCGGCCCGGTCGACCGCGACGAGTGGTTCATGACCCCGCAGACGGTCAACGCCTACTACAACCCGGGCATGAACGAGATCGTGTTCCCCGCCGCGATCCTGCAGCCGCCGTTCTTCGACGCCGCGGCCGACGACGCCGCCAACTACGGCGGGATCGGCGCGGTGATCGGCCACGAGATCGGCCACGGCTTCGACGACCAGGGCGCGAAATACGACGGTGACGGCAACCTGGTCGACTGGTGGACCGACGCCGACCGCGCCGAGTTCGCCACGCGCACCGCCGCGCTCATCGAGCAGTACAACGGCTACACCCCGCGCGGGCTCGCCGAGAACCATCGGGTCAACGGCGCATTCACCGTCGGGGAGAACATCGGGGACCTCGGGGGCCTGGCGATCGCGCTGCTGGCCTACCGGTTGGCGCTCGGCGACGACGAGGCCCCGGTCATCGACGGGCTCACCGGGATCCAGCGGGTCTTCTACGGCTGGGCGCAGGTGTGGCGCACCAAATCCCGCGAGGCCGAGGCGATCCGCCGGCTGGCGATCGACCCGCACTCCCCGCCGGAGTTCCGCTGCAACGGGGTGATCCGCAACCTCGACGCGTTCTACGCCGCGTTCGACGTCGCCGAGACCGACGCGCTGTACCTGCCGCCGCAGCAGCGGGTGCGCATCTGGAGCTGA
- a CDS encoding CoA-binding protein, which yields MTDPTVTDAATLRTILTETRSIAIVGASANRARPSNEIYRYLAGTGAYELYLVNPTIREVDGVAVYPKLADLPVIPDLVDVFRRRDQLPAVLAEVLALTPHPRTLWLQSGLRDAQVARDAAAAGLQVVMDRCIKVEHSRLG from the coding sequence ATGACCGACCCGACGGTGACGGACGCGGCGACCCTGCGCACGATCCTGACCGAGACCCGCAGCATCGCGATCGTGGGCGCCTCGGCCAACCGGGCCCGGCCGAGCAACGAGATCTACCGCTATCTGGCCGGTACCGGCGCCTACGAGCTGTACCTGGTGAACCCGACTATCCGCGAGGTCGACGGGGTCGCGGTCTACCCGAAACTCGCCGACCTGCCGGTGATCCCGGACCTGGTGGATGTGTTCCGGCGCCGCGACCAGCTGCCCGCGGTGCTCGCCGAGGTGCTGGCGTTGACCCCGCATCCGCGCACGCTGTGGCTGCAGTCGGGGCTGCGCGACGCCCAGGTGGCCCGCGACGCCGCCGCGGCGGGCCTGCAGGTGGTGATGGACCGCTGCATCAAGGTCGAACACTCCCGCCTGGGGTAG